TTTTTGCTGAGATTGTGGTAGTTGTCGGTGCTGAGTTGGCATCGTATTTTAGTGTTGTAATACATTTTTGTAGTTTTGTGTTAGCGATACCATGTAGTGCCAGTAATGGGATTTGATGCCACATCTCATAAGACAAATAGTGTATGTCGGGCATAGTTTGGTAAGGTGTAACGTGTTGTTTTGGTGATCTCATAACAACCTAAAAATCAGACTATGCCCCAAATACTCAACAAGAGATTCAATGCGACAATGATCATTGTCCCTCAGCAACTCCACCAAATTAATCAACCAACTACCGTTCGAGCATTTGGCCACCCTACACCATTGGCAAAAATAAAACTGGAAAGCAGTTCATTTGCTCACTCCGTGTTCACAGCATTTCACATCATAACTATTAGAAAGGCTGAAGTGACCATTACAGACAATTACGAAATTACAGTTTCCGGTGCTCACTGCGCTCAACATACATAGCCCACAGCTTGATGGTATGGATGAGGGGAAATTACAGAGCGATTCAGAATGGGACGTTAAGTGTGAGAAAGGTGATACATGTGTGAAAAACACGGCTAGTGTCAGATGGGTATGAAACGTTCTCGACACCTCTCGCCTCAATGAGGACTCCGACAGCAGCAAGGTAGGGATGTAAAAAGCTGCATCAGATTAAGTCGTTTAATGTCAACATAATGACACAACATAGAATGATAGTCAAAGATGTGGTTTTTCGTGTGCTTTGGTGTCCTTGTTCAGTAATGCAGATTTTGGTGCTTCAGCGTGAATGGCAGAACGCCCATACCAGACAGGAGATGCATAGCCTTAACAAGGTAGGCAGATCTGTCGGATCCATCCAATTCTACGAACACGTAACAATAACAATCAGTTATGCTGCACCACTCTAGGCGTAAATCCGGTACCTCCAATACGGTTGCCCAGCGATATATGGGCCAAGCTCAGCAACACAAGGGAGCAAAATCGGAAACAGTTATGGTGGACCCATCAATGCGATTGTATCGGAAGTTGTTGGATACTAACCAGATACTGCTTCGTAACACTGAACGTGTCACCGAATTTTCGCAGTGCACTGTGATGCTGAGCTGAGGAGTCACGTCAGAATCTCAGAACTACATCCTTGGATGTAAAATAATCTACGGGTCGTCGCGATCGTAAGGCGGTCATAGGATATACGAACGCATAACGCTGAATTGGTCTTGGGCATTACCCCATGTGTTAGCCACCGCACGGATTGCACACTGTAATGCGCTTGTCGCAACCCATCGGAAAATCGAAGATCTTTGTCACTTTATGCACGAAATATCACAGTGTATAGGCGCATTGCGTCTCATCCACATTTGAACCATGGATActgcgatgacatgcgCTGCGGATGCTGCATGCCACATCAACGGTATGGACTCGGCTGCCATGGAGTAGCTGGGCGCTCGTCGCGCCTTCAACGAACGCCTATTCGATACATAGACGATACGTAATAATCAAATTTGATGCACATTTATCGGGTGTTgacagcactttagttagtCTGCGATCAAGGCACAGCGGTAATAGATAGGCTTCTGAATGCACAAAGCAACGCACGTTTTTAACTCACGCCTAGCATAACGAATACATACAAGATGGTGTACACTTCGCTGACCGATGCTCCTCAGAACTTCAAGGAAGCAGCTGACTGGTTGTTGGCACTGAAGGGCGATGACGTGAAAAACCTGGAGGCCATAGGTGAGGCGGTTTACAAGTTTCTTGTGGACAAGCCCGTTGGCAGGATACATCTGCCCGCTCTCGAGAAAGTTAAACGTATTTCCAAAGATTTCCTGGAGCAACGCGAGCTTAGGAACTATTGGTTCGTTGAAGAACTGTTGAAACGATACAATGACCGTATTAGTAAAACACCTGGAGCGTTAGCTAAGTGCTTCAGGGTTGTGGACGATTGCGATTATAAAAACGTTGTAAAGAGCAAGGGTATCACCGCTGCAGCCATTGCGGAGAAATTAGACAGGATTGTTAATGGTACTGAGATATTGCTTGATAATGTCAAAATTCCTGACGAATATAAatctgcttacagttcagaAGCGACTTGGGAGAAATCATGCGCAAAAGATCCGGAAGCTTGTGCGACGGTATTCGTAGGGATTGCACCAATGCTATACGCAGGTGTACGTTGTCTGCACACTGCAACTATAGCAGCCCTTTTAAGATTGGTCCCGTTAACGAAGTATGAGATTGGTTTGGGAAAGACAATGAAAGCCTTGGGTTATGTAGAGCCGGAAAGCCGCACTGACATGAATATGTTTGAGGTCGACGCGGCGTTGAGAGATCTGTATACAAGCGGGGTGTTAACGCTATGCGACTTCGCTGGgttctgggctttctatggACTGGAAAGCAGTGTACATGAAGGTGAACCATCTGCGGAACCTTCATTACGTGCAAAAGCTCGCGAATTCTTCTTGGGCGAAAATTAAAAATATGGCATACCGGAAATTGACGTTGACATAGGTTTGGTGATTGCTTGGAATTCCAAAACATATCATAATAGGCGTCCCAAAATCTCTACTGCTGCCGCCACAGGTAACTTCCAGTGTCCTGGTGTGCCCACAGTGGCGAACTTAGACGCTGCTAGCCCAATTTAATGGATATCATGTTTATTCATGTAGCTATGGACTTATTGTTTCAATAAGTTTTTTAATTATATGTTGATGGGTAATACTTCTTTGTCGTGTCTACAGCCCATTGTAAACATACCAACCGATCTACCTAGTAAACAACCTTGTAGATATCGTATTAGAAATGTAGTCAGAGTATTAGTGGCCGAGATGTAGGAATAACTGCTGTGACCCCGTCGCCTCGGAAAGCGCTAGAAAAATTTGATACTCCATCTGGATTCCTCGGGAATACAATCGCCAATGCGCCAATTGCAATTATCAACCAATACATTTTGCAGGGACACATAGATAAAGGAGGGTGAAGTGGGAGCACCTGGTGGAGATGGAGTTCAACTGTAGGGCTTTCCAATTTGTTGTCCTACGTGACGATGGACATGAGATCATGAGAATATTATGACTCTCTGAACGACCCGCTGACCCAAATTGGATGCGTGCCAACGTGGATGATACCTGTAATGTTAGGCAACAGTACGAtgtggatcccgcaaccggtatcagcgtgaggcggcagCCCCGCAAAACCGAAAACCGGctctaggcacgtagccacatagcacactgtAAAATGAGAGAACACACAAAAAGACTTTGTACTCTCAGGTGGATGGAAGATCTACGCCCATTGGCGAATCACGGCACCATTACCGTTACCGGCATATACAAAGAGATTGGCTTCGCGGCCCATCAACACCTAAGCCTCCTATTACTTGGCAATACAATATTTTCTAGTCTTGCAACTTTTGCTTGTAGATGCTACTGTTCAGCCCAAAACAGCAGGCACGCCCGTTGTATGTATTGGGCACCATTGTTCTGTTATAGGCGTTATGCACCATTTGTTTGTCTCACAGTAAGGCGTCGCTAGATGGCACTGCACAGCGTCGACGGTGCATCTAACGAGCTGATGCCACACGTAGACACGAACGGAAACGGTGTAACCACCCATGTAACCTTATACTAATCCTCATTTCCTATTTTTTTGATGACCAAACCCCAAATACGATTTATAAAACACGTGTGTTATTCGCTGTGCCGCCTGAACGTTGCCGCATCGCCAAGTAATCTCGTCGGTGATATAATTCCCGAAAAGATGGACAATGGCCGCTACTCCGCCTCCACGTACATGAATATCGCCCAGCATAGCACGCCAAACGTAGAACTTTAATATGGCAACAGCCTTGCAACGTCAATGTAGAAGCGCCCTCTAAAGCCGGTAGGCGGCTCACAACGCATGCACTACATCGCAATGCAGAATCAACCGTGGAATGAAATTGATACTGTTGTCCATTGTTCGTGGCTATCTCTAGAACAAGTAGCTTCCCCTTGAGCTCTTGAGGTAGTCCACCAATAGGAGGAACAGCGCTGAGCCGATGAAGGCGTAACACATCATGAGCTGGTAGTATGGCATACCCTCCGTCTCCGCTTTTTTCAGCGACGTTTCCGTAGTTTCTATGTTGCTCAATGACTCAAGCACGTTGGCGTTGATGCTCTCGAACATGTCGAGCTGTACTGCGAGCGTGCCGCTGAACTGTTCGAACATAGACGAGATCTCAGCCAACCTCTGTTGAACTCCATTGATGGTGTTGAGTTCGTTAGCCTGTACTGACTGCTGCACTTGCGCTACCAAGTTTTTATGCTGCATCTGTAGCAACTGCGTGTTCTGCTCCTGTGGCGCGTCCACGTAATCCATGTATGCGGGCATATGCGGCATCTGCACCGACTGCTGGCGCCGCAACACCGGCATCGTTGTTCCAGGCTGCACCGATGGGCCAAGTACAGGTGAAGAGAAGGTTGAGGCGGCTATGGAATCGCCGCTTTGCGCTACTGATGACCCATCACCCTTTGCCAGTGTGTCACTGCGGTTAGAATCCTCCATGAATAACTTCAGGTAATCCTGTGCGATAATTTGCTTTTCGGCATTCCCGTCCAGTCCATACCCCTTGCGCATGCGGTACTCCTTGACCTGGTTTTCCGTCATCAgccgcagtgaagcagtgacgTTCGTTTCTACTTTGAGGCGATAGCGCTCGTACTCCTCTACAGCCGACTCCACCGCCTTGAGGCTATGCTGGAGGCAAGCTATCACGCCGAGCCGGTGTTCCTGTAGTTGCCTCGAAATGGTGCCACGTCTCATGCGTTTCAGTTCCTCCTCGATGCTGGTGGTCATTTGTTTTATGAGATCTCCGGCATGTCTAGTGTCGTGCACGATGTCTTTGATGTCTGTTTGCTCAAACAATGCGCGTTTGGCATGGATGTACCCCATAGTGTTAGCCAAGATGGGTATTTTCACGTGGCCGCCGATCGACTCTTTCGACCCGTGGCCAGTGTGGGCCAACACGGCGTAGGGTGATATAATCTCCCTCAGCGTCCTGAGCTGCGCAAACACGTCTGCAGATATTACCGAGAATCTATCGACTGTGTGATGTTCTGGAGATGCGGCCTGGGAATCGCTCGTTGCTTCTCGCATCATCATCTGCCAGTGCGTGGCACGGCGTTTGAAATCGTACGACCTATCCATCTTAACAAAACAGCTTCCCTCAATTCATCAAACACCTCGAAACATGTACATATTCATAAAAGTGAACTTGACAGCGGATCTAACCTGTAAATCCTCAATGGGAGCAGTGCGATTATGAGATACAACGTATTAGCCTATGCGATATTCTTGTCTTTGGCGGCAGCAGATACACCAGCAGAGTTCTGTTACTGACTACCGACATACCAATTTGGTGGGATGGAGATGAGTCCCTCGTTAACACGAAGGGAAGGTACGATGCGGAGCGTTATTCCATCGCCATCTGCTTCCAAGACAGCCGCCAAAATGCAACCACAGTACCACGCAAGTACATAAATATGCTACACACTGGACCAAAATGTGCAGAACTTCTTCAGCAGTTGTAAATATGCCCCCAAGGCTCGTTTCACTGAGTCGTCAATCGGCAACGCAGCATCGACCGGCCGTGGCGAGCGACACGGATACTTGCGGCCGTCGCACCGCAAAAATATATTTATACAGATGAGAGACACATACGTTCCACTGACCCTCTCACGTGTCTGGGATTCTGCGGAGGCGCCTcaggcgccgctgccgcggTTGGGCGCTCAGTACAGCAGTCTTGGGTGGTATGCGTACACATCGTTGCAGCGCATTAGCACCTTTAGTTGGTGACAACGGGGTAAGGCGGCTCGGCGCTATGCGTGTCGCTTGAGCCTATCTGAACTCGCCTGCTTATTTTGCAGACTTCTGCGCCTATCGCAAGTGACCTTCGACATGATGGCGTCGCTAAGTTCTGTGACGCAGGATTTGGCTGAGAAGCTGCACATATCGGCGGACAAGCAGGAGGACCACGAGCAGCCGACCGCCGGGGTGGAATCGTACCACGTCCTCAACGAGCGGGCCATACACATCCACGActtgaccaagcacactCTGCGCCAGGCCTGGCTGTTGCTCGTCCATTCGGTACCGTACAAATTCGACGCGTACCTTGAGGAAGGAGCTATATTTCCAGACGTCCGGCCGTTTGCAAGGTACACCAACTACTCGTCCATGCGTAAGTCTACTTATTTTCCTGAGGCGTGATCTGTTCAACCTCCCTACTGTGTTTTGTGTACCTATTTGGTTCTTTGAATGCTCCAGAAGCGGCTTCCGTACCATTTCCGATGCCTATTCTAGTTTTTCAGTATAACGATTTGCTAACGTTGTGCAGTCTACATGTTCAATAACGCGGTGGCACTCGCATTATGCGACGTGGTGAAGTATGAGTGGCCCGCCGCAACGAAGAAACTCTTCGGTAAGGGTACAGGGCGGCCGAAACCCGAGCCATACGCCGTGGTGATTATGGCGCTGGCTGCACTGCCGAAGTACCGTGGCGTGAACGTGTCTAAGCGTTTGTTCGACTATACCGTGAAGAAGGCGAACGAGGCACGGATTTTCAAACTGTTCGCGCTGACGGACGAGCAGGGTGCGGCACTCTACGCCAAGATGGGATTCACCCCGTGCGACGACTCACCGGTTAAGCTTGGCGACCTCAAGGTCACCGACGAGTCCTCGAACCCATGCAGCTTTACGGTTATGCAGTACACCAACATGGGCGCAAATTAATCAAAACCTGTGAGCCTAATGTTTTGGTTGTTAATGGGTGCCATTTTCGCGTGGGCAGTGCCGTTGCATGCCGCCTGGCTCCGAGTCGTGCAGTCTGCGGTTGGCGATATTGTAATGTCGGTAAAGCTGTAAATGCTAATACCTCCACTTCCAAAGCATGCCTCTTGACACGGTGCGCGCGAAAACTGCGTAGAATGCTGCAAAGTGTATTCGATAAATTTTTAGTGCGGGCGGTTGAAAGGCACCGCAACATCCGTTAATCGAAAACGTGCGACCCGTCATTGGGTGTACTACACCATTCGACACTGCGTTGAAGATTTTCCGTTTCCACATCGTCAGTGGCTGGGTTCAACCCATTACGGTTGCTGATTCGCCGGCGTCTTGTTTGCTTGCTGCGCAGTCGCCGGTTGCTGATCTGTTATTTCTTCATCTGCGGTTTTCGCATCCCAACCCATGATTTTAAGGATTAACTTCGACAACAGCGGGTTCTTTAGGTAACGCTTACGAGCTTGCTGAGAAACCATGTAAAGTGCTGTCTGGTGACACTCACCTTGTCTCGCAAAAGGTAGTCGCGTCCCCACGTCTGGAGGTAGTTCTCCCTCATCTTGCCTCGCTCGGGCTTGCAAATGAAGACGCCGCCGCATTGCGCATAGTGATGGTAAAGAGCCTGCCAATGCGTGTGCCGCAGTAGGAACCTCGGGTTGCCTGCACAGCGATGTTACAACTGTGTTTCACGATATAACCCTTACCTATGATGAAGAGATTTCTGCAGGCTCTCGTGATGGCCACGTTGATACGCCGTCTGTCGGCTATGAAGGATACGTCAACTACGTCGGGTATGGTGGACGTGGTTTTGCCTGTAAGTATCCCATCGACATATTCCTGCATCTGGTTTGCGAATTGCTGCGCTGCATCAGGATCGTGTGGCTCGTTGTCGATGGTCAAGACGTTTGGAGGCGTGATCTCCCTCAACGTCTTTTGTGCTGCATTCTTCTGCCCAACGTATCCCGTGCGCACTGCGCTGAAGATGACAATTTCTTTTTCCATGCCCTGGAATCCATCCACAGTGCTGACGTCGATCAGGAGCTTTGGCAGTTGAGGGCCGGGCGGCACGGGTTCCTTGACTTTCTTCTTCTTTTCCTTCTCGACGGGCGGCGCCACCAACTGTGGATGCCTCATTGCAATGGTCTCCTTCAGAAGCGCCACCTGCGCGGAATACGTCGTGATAACTGCGATTCtctgctccagcagctcagGCTTGTAGCCGCGCTCTGCCTTGAGGACCGTCAGGATCATAtccagcagctggcagacAAGATTGGCCTCCATCTCGTTTTTGTATGAGGTTTCGTCCTTGGATTGCATCGAGTCGATGGCGTAGAACACCGCCGGCCGCAGCAGCGGGAACTCTCGCCAATCGCGTTGCTGTCGCTGGTAGACGCTGGGCGCGTCCTTGAGCTGGCTCTTGTAGAAGTACATGGAGGGGAACCTGCTGATTCCGGGGTCCATACGGTACTGGATGTCTAGCAGGTTGACCGGGTATCCACACATCTGCAGCCGTTGGAAGAGCGACCGATCGTACTTGAGGGAGACTGCCACATTGGAGCAGACCGTGGCCGACAGCTGGCACGGGTCACCCACCAACACGACACGTGAGCAGCCCAGACGTAGCGCTATAAGGGTCGAAAGCTCGACAGCTTGCGTCGCTTCGTCTATGATCAGGGTGTGGAACATGGCGTGGTTCTTAACCATGTCCATCGACCCGCATGCCGATAGTGTGGAGCACACAATGTCGCTCTGGAGTAGCGTTTCTGTCACTAGCCTCGACCTGAAATGATTCTTCATTTGCGGGAACTTGTGGCCGTATTTCTTGCGTCCCAGCATGTCGATTTTGTTGTTGAGGCTGTAGACGGTGAGGTCGTCGTGAAAGTTGGGCCCTATACGTGTCACCGACGGGTTCAACCGATTCCCATCGGCATCGAAAATCCCACCAGTGTGCGGTCTCACCAATCGCCTCACAATTTCGTCGATGGCTGCGTTCGACGGCGCGCATATCAGTATCCGCCTCCTGCTGTGCCTCAGTGTGGGCACCCTCACCTTTTCTGATGATGAGCTCTTTGCGGGCTTCATGCACGCGTAGGAGTCGTACCTGTGCGTGCCGTTAGTCGTCTGCGTATCCGTTATGCTAAGCTTATCAAATGCGATTTCTAGAGGCTCATTCATATTGTTGCCGTCTATATACTTGAACCAAGCGGGTTTGTTAATCTGCGATGCGTCGCTTGTTCCGGGTGTTTCTGTGGATGGCTCCGTTTTTGCGTCGGAGTCGTACGGCAGGAAGTCCTGTTCCAATATGGCGCTAATTATCCCGATAATGGTGGTGGTTTTACCCGTTCCCGGGGGCCCCTGGATTAGAGTGATCCCGTTGCT
This genomic stretch from Babesia bigemina genome assembly Bbig001, chromosome : III harbors:
- a CDS encoding DNA2/NAM7 HELICASE FAMILY protein, putative, yielding MAITAEAEGFRTENDLLERVLSVDFYRDLPKDIPNQLPDVQSSIRWDTPLEPLPIQFENVETYQRSFFPLYMIECLQMLASSKYMSMAYPLRVSEVGCNKSGRFVEITLKSSAVMPFVCGDIALLYVGQPGHDIVPKNDAETMQVDTLPKDADEGPAYVVVPDDHPLYQDTLKHALGFVLEAKRRICTLQVLAMPPRFCNPKTFDIRSVERLEAIQELILWSRSKSGSKKFSGMGRGDSDKEVWYLSKLCSFTTALREFQALRGLPRMPLQEKLLMGSVEPPQDQPVSDMDKDTYLEGIRIPKMLRKSLEASYNAAQLRAIRNSLNSNGITLIQGPPGTGKTTTIIGIISAILEQDFLPYDSDAKTEPSTETPGTSDASQINKPAWFKYIDGNNMNEPLEIAFDKLSITDTQTTNGTHRYDSYACMKPAKSSSSEKVRVPTLRHSRRRILICAPSNAAIDEIVRRLVRPHTGGIFDADGNRLNPSVTRIGPNFHDDLTVYSLNNKIDMLGRKKYGHKFPQMKNHFRSRLVTETLLQSDIVCSTLSACGSMDMVKNHAMFHTLIIDEATQAVELSTLIALRLGCSRVVLVGDPCQLSATVCSNVAVSLKYDRSLFQRLQMCGYPVNLLDIQYRMDPGISRFPSMYFYKSQLKDAPSVYQRQQRDWREFPLLRPAVFYAIDSMQSKDETSYKNEMEANLVCQLLDMILTVLKAERGYKPELLEQRIAVITTYSAQVALLKETIAMRHPQLVAPPVEKEKKKKVKEPVPPGPQLPKLLIDVSTVDGFQGMEKEIVIFSAVRTGYVGQKNAAQKTLREITPPNVLTIDNEPHDPDAAQQFANQMQEYVDGILTGKTTSTIPDVVDVSFIADRRRINVAITRACRNLFIIGNPRFLLRHTHWQALYHHYAQCGGVFICKPERGKMRENYLQTWGRDYLLRDKQARKRYLKNPLLSKLILKIMGWDAKTADEEITDQQPATAQQANKTPANQQP